The following proteins are co-located in the Streptomyces sp. DT2A-34 genome:
- a CDS encoding slipin family protein — protein MVEELLGAAVGVGVAGLAYLAAAARVVKQYERGVILRLGRLRGTVRQPGFTLIVPAVDRLHKVNMQIVTMPVPAQEGITRDNVTVRVDAVVYFKVVDASAAIINVEDYRFAVSQMAQTSLRSIIGKSDLDDLLSNREKLNQGLELMIDSPAIGWGVQIDRVEIKDVSLPESMKRSMARQAEADRERRARVINADAELQASKKLAEAAHQMADAPSALQLRLLQTVMAVAAEKNSTLVLPIPVELLRFLERGAQPPPDHEGAPVSRHAAVEKSVEEAVPGSAPESIPESIPESAQESIPGSVQGSAPEPVQESTPDTPGQPLQK, from the coding sequence ATGGTCGAGGAGCTGCTGGGCGCGGCTGTGGGCGTCGGCGTGGCGGGACTCGCGTATCTCGCGGCAGCCGCGCGGGTCGTCAAGCAGTACGAACGCGGGGTGATCCTGCGGCTCGGACGCCTGCGAGGCACCGTACGACAGCCGGGATTCACGCTGATCGTCCCCGCCGTGGACCGGCTCCACAAGGTCAACATGCAGATCGTGACGATGCCCGTGCCCGCCCAGGAGGGCATCACCCGTGACAACGTGACGGTGCGGGTCGACGCGGTCGTGTACTTCAAGGTCGTGGACGCGTCCGCCGCGATCATCAACGTCGAGGACTACCGCTTCGCCGTCTCCCAGATGGCCCAGACGTCGCTGCGCTCGATCATCGGCAAGAGCGATCTGGACGATCTGCTGTCCAACCGCGAGAAGCTCAACCAGGGCCTGGAGCTGATGATCGACAGCCCGGCGATCGGCTGGGGCGTGCAGATCGACCGTGTCGAGATCAAGGACGTGTCCCTGCCGGAGTCGATGAAGCGCTCCATGGCCCGGCAGGCCGAGGCCGACCGTGAGCGGCGGGCCCGGGTCATCAACGCCGACGCCGAACTCCAGGCCTCCAAGAAGCTGGCCGAGGCCGCGCACCAGATGGCCGACGCGCCCTCCGCCCTCCAACTGCGGTTGCTGCAGACGGTGATGGCGGTGGCGGCGGAGAAGAACTCCACGCTGGTGCTGCCGATCCCGGTGGAGTTGCTGCGGTTCCTGGAGAGGGGGGCGCAACCGCCGCCGGACCACGAGGGCGCGCCCGTCTCCAGGCACGCCGCCGTGGAGAAGTCCGTCGAGGAAGCCGTCCCGGGATCCGCCCCGGAGTCCATCCCGGAGTCCATCCCGGAGTCCGCCCAGGAGTCCATCCCGGGGTCCGTCCAAGGCTCCGCCCCGGAGCCCGTCCAGGAATCCACGCCGGACACGCCCGGACAGCCCCTCCAGAAGTGA
- a CDS encoding PhoX family protein, whose protein sequence is MSEHTTADGTSRRQLLARTGALGVSITFAGNLSELFAGTAAAQALGHTGYGPLVPDPKRLLDLPEGFSYRVLSREGDKLRSGEGLVPSNHDGMTALPGRHGRVHLVRNHENRADGRVPVPTVEGLTYDPAGKGGCTAVTLDSRNRVLSERVAIAGTAVNCAGGPTPWGTWLTCEETEDRAGTNGYTKDHGFIFEVDPANPYRSGAVPLTAMGRFQHEAIAVDPRRGIVYETEDAFEKPFGLFYRFLPHQPHGSLGTLRAGGRLQAMRVPGVPDLSSIQETGATFENIEWVDVPDPLATQTPIRFQDFGPKGITHAQKLEGCYWGGGSVYFVSSFARRSEGSAADHYGQIWRYDPSARRLTLVIVFGPDTDLQLPGESPDNICLAPSGGLMVCEDGNGAQHVYGVTRRGEVYAMARNAQNIGTPEEPEWGEFAGVTFSPDGETMYVNCYTPGTTFAVTGPWRR, encoded by the coding sequence ATGTCCGAGCACACGACCGCCGACGGTACGTCGCGTCGTCAACTCCTCGCCCGTACCGGTGCGTTGGGCGTCTCGATCACCTTCGCCGGAAACCTCTCCGAACTCTTCGCGGGCACCGCCGCCGCGCAGGCCCTCGGCCACACCGGATACGGTCCGCTGGTCCCCGACCCCAAGCGCCTGCTCGATCTGCCGGAAGGTTTCTCCTATCGCGTCCTCTCCCGCGAGGGCGACAAGCTCCGCTCCGGGGAGGGCCTGGTCCCCTCCAACCACGACGGCATGACGGCCCTGCCCGGCAGGCACGGCCGCGTCCACCTGGTGCGCAACCACGAGAACCGCGCCGACGGCAGGGTTCCCGTCCCGACGGTCGAGGGCCTCACCTACGACCCCGCCGGCAAGGGCGGCTGTACGGCAGTGACGCTGGACTCCCGCAACCGGGTGCTGTCCGAGCGTGTCGCCATCGCCGGTACGGCAGTCAACTGCGCGGGCGGGCCCACACCTTGGGGGACCTGGCTGACCTGCGAGGAGACCGAGGACAGGGCGGGCACCAACGGCTACACCAAGGACCACGGCTTCATCTTCGAGGTCGACCCGGCCAACCCGTACCGCTCCGGCGCGGTCCCGCTGACCGCGATGGGCCGCTTCCAGCACGAGGCGATCGCGGTGGACCCACGGCGCGGCATCGTCTACGAGACCGAGGACGCCTTCGAGAAGCCCTTCGGCCTCTTCTACCGCTTCCTCCCCCACCAGCCGCACGGCAGCCTGGGCACCCTGCGCGCGGGCGGCCGCCTCCAGGCGATGCGCGTGCCGGGCGTACCCGACCTCTCCTCGATCCAGGAGACCGGCGCGACCTTCGAGAACATCGAGTGGGTCGACGTACCGGACCCCCTCGCCACCCAAACCCCCATCCGCTTCCAGGACTTCGGCCCGAAGGGCATCACGCACGCGCAGAAGCTGGAGGGCTGCTACTGGGGCGGCGGCAGCGTGTACTTCGTCTCCTCCTTCGCCCGCAGATCGGAGGGCTCGGCGGCCGACCACTACGGCCAGATCTGGCGCTACGATCCCTCCGCCCGCCGCCTGACCCTCGTGATCGTCTTCGGCCCCGACACCGACCTGCAGCTCCCCGGCGAGTCCCCGGACAACATCTGCCTCGCCCCCAGCGGCGGCCTCATGGTGTGCGAGGACGGCAACGGCGCCCAGCACGTCTACGGCGTGACACGACGCGGGGAGGTGTACGCGATGGCGCGCAACGCGCAGAACATTGGGACCCCCGAAGAGCCGGAGTGGGGCGAGTTCGCCGGCGTGACCTTCTCGCCCGACGGCGAGACGATGTACGTCAACTGCTACACGCCGGGTACGACGTTCGCGGTGACGGGCCCCTGGCGCAGGTGA
- a CDS encoding serine/threonine-protein kinase: MNAPGDVVDGRFELVERLGSGGMGTVWRARDTVLHREVALKAVRSDPDTVGLVRERVLREARALARLSHPHVVTVHQIIDADPHPWIVMELVPGVSLQRRLDDGPLTPLEAARLGRQVLAALRAAHAAGIQHRDVKPANILLRPDGDAVLTDFGIAALQGTTALTATGELVGSPEYMAPERIRGHDDEPAADLWSLGVVLYVCVEGVSPLRRPTTLATLAAVLDAPLPAPTRSGPLTPVLDALLVRDPAARPDAARLDAMLAQVEAGATPQWARPTLTAGAPHHPTPAPPPIPTQLDTPRPTAPQQSRGPRRRTPLVVAASAALVIAAATALVFALRPDGGAKADDKAGGATTPAVTRSTAGPAPEQQSPSPTPSPTTPTPTPTGTPIGASEGRWIAQLHSEPIASGTAARDRRLAAVRRSVPEATVLRSDDYASLRPGYWVIHAPGPFTDGRAALAFCAEHGRTTANSCVGRYLSTDATDLTLQCRPPATAPTGSCTRPD; the protein is encoded by the coding sequence ATGAATGCTCCGGGGGATGTCGTCGACGGCCGGTTCGAGCTGGTGGAGCGGCTCGGCAGCGGGGGCATGGGCACCGTGTGGCGAGCTCGTGACACGGTGCTGCACCGCGAGGTCGCGCTCAAGGCGGTCCGGTCCGATCCGGACACGGTCGGCTTGGTGCGCGAGCGGGTGCTGCGGGAGGCGCGGGCGCTGGCCCGGCTCAGCCATCCCCATGTGGTGACGGTCCATCAGATCATCGACGCCGACCCGCATCCGTGGATCGTGATGGAACTCGTGCCGGGCGTCTCGCTCCAACGGCGGCTGGACGACGGCCCGTTGACCCCGCTGGAGGCGGCCCGCCTCGGCCGTCAGGTGCTCGCCGCGCTGCGGGCCGCGCACGCGGCGGGCATCCAGCACCGGGACGTCAAGCCCGCCAACATCCTCCTGCGTCCCGACGGGGACGCCGTCCTGACCGACTTCGGCATCGCCGCCCTGCAGGGCACGACAGCCCTCACGGCCACCGGCGAGCTCGTCGGTTCGCCCGAGTACATGGCGCCGGAGCGGATCCGGGGCCACGACGACGAACCGGCCGCCGACCTCTGGTCACTGGGCGTGGTCCTGTACGTGTGCGTGGAGGGCGTCAGCCCCCTGCGCCGCCCCACCACCCTCGCCACCCTGGCCGCCGTACTCGACGCCCCGCTCCCGGCACCGACCCGCTCGGGCCCGCTGACGCCGGTGCTCGACGCCCTGCTGGTGCGCGACCCGGCCGCCCGCCCGGACGCCGCCCGGCTGGACGCGATGCTGGCGCAGGTGGAGGCGGGGGCGACACCGCAGTGGGCTCGGCCGACCCTGACCGCCGGCGCACCGCACCACCCGACGCCGGCCCCGCCACCGATCCCCACCCAGCTGGACACCCCACGCCCGACGGCACCGCAGCAGTCGCGGGGCCCTCGGCGCCGTACCCCGCTCGTGGTGGCGGCGAGCGCGGCGCTGGTGATCGCCGCGGCGACGGCTCTGGTCTTCGCGCTGCGCCCCGACGGCGGCGCCAAGGCCGACGACAAGGCCGGTGGCGCCACGACCCCGGCGGTCACGAGATCCACCGCCGGCCCGGCACCCGAGCAGCAGTCCCCCTCACCGACGCCCAGCCCGACGACCCCCACCCCCACACCCACCGGCACACCCATCGGGGCGTCGGAAGGCCGCTGGATCGCCCAACTCCACTCCGAACCCATCGCCTCGGGCACCGCCGCCCGCGACCGGCGACTCGCCGCCGTCCGCCGATCCGTGCCGGAGGCGACCGTCCTGCGCAGCGACGACTACGCCTCCCTCCGCCCCGGCTACTGGGTGATCCACGCCCCCGGCCCCTTCACCGACGGCCGCGCCGCCCTGGCCTTCTGCGCCGAGCACGGCCGAACCACGGCGAACAGCTGCGTCGGCCGCTACCTGAGCACGGACGCGACCGACCTCACCCTCCAGTGCCGCCCTCCGGCCACCGCACCGACGGGCTCCTGCACCCGCCCCGACTGA
- a CDS encoding polysaccharide deacetylase family protein: MITPVRRVTAACVLSAALSALAACAPEATRAPLPAPSATAASSPAAKPPTLAPGPAGLTPVFEHGPRTRDKTVALTFDADMTSDQGPRAASGERFDNPGLVAALRELKVPATVFMTGRWAEEYPRQARAIGRDPLFEVANHSYSHHAFTDDCYGLPTVDEERMRADVERAYAAFRKVGVRDAMPYFRFPGGCYDRRALKALTPVGVTAVQWDVVSGDAFATDARAVAQEVLDGVRPGSVVVLHCTLSAAPTTERVVRSVVPELRGKGFRFVKVSELIGAAGGRG; encoded by the coding sequence GTGATCACTCCTGTACGACGCGTCACCGCCGCCTGCGTCCTGAGCGCGGCGCTCAGCGCGCTCGCCGCCTGTGCCCCCGAGGCGACCCGCGCGCCCCTCCCCGCACCCAGCGCCACCGCCGCCTCCTCCCCCGCCGCCAAGCCTCCGACCCTCGCGCCGGGACCCGCCGGCCTGACGCCCGTCTTCGAGCACGGCCCCCGCACCCGGGACAAGACCGTCGCGCTCACCTTCGATGCGGACATGACCTCCGATCAGGGGCCGCGGGCGGCGAGCGGGGAGCGGTTCGACAACCCGGGGCTCGTCGCGGCCCTGCGGGAGCTGAAGGTGCCGGCGACCGTGTTCATGACGGGGCGGTGGGCCGAGGAGTATCCGCGGCAGGCCCGGGCCATCGGGCGCGACCCGCTCTTCGAGGTCGCCAACCACTCGTACAGCCACCACGCCTTCACCGACGACTGCTACGGGCTGCCGACCGTCGACGAGGAGCGGATGCGGGCGGATGTGGAGCGGGCGTACGCCGCGTTCCGGAAGGTCGGGGTGCGGGATGCGATGCCGTACTTCCGGTTTCCCGGCGGCTGTTACGACCGGCGTGCTCTGAAGGCACTGACCCCGGTCGGTGTCACCGCCGTGCAGTGGGACGTGGTGAGCGGGGACGCGTTCGCGACGGACGCCCGCGCGGTCGCCCAGGAGGTGCTGGACGGGGTGCGGCCCGGCTCCGTGGTCGTCCTGCACTGCACGCTCAGTGCCGCTCCGACGACCGAGCGGGTGGTCCGGAGCGTCGTGCCCGAGCTGCGCGGGAAGGGGTTCCGGTTCGTGAAGGTGTCCGAGCTGATCGGGGCTGCCGGCGGACGGGGCTGA
- a CDS encoding ABC transporter has product MNALLRYQAALLARSQRWLPPFILYAVFLGVGVQSGQPVLDSLGYAAAALLPVAAWLVRICVTNEPPAARSCVSAAVGPGRAHLAALLVALAAAAALGTVATVVVTLISNPVSADLQTRVPRLPAGAAGLLAVLACALLGTAVGALTTWPVLRSTGRAVPTMLLAALLSVVVTGSPAQAAVSGLVTGSRSGTVPLPLLPLAAAALLTAAAIAVACALTSRRSP; this is encoded by the coding sequence ATGAACGCCCTCCTCCGCTACCAGGCCGCCCTGCTGGCCCGCTCGCAGCGCTGGCTGCCGCCGTTCATCCTGTACGCCGTCTTCCTCGGCGTCGGCGTGCAGAGCGGGCAGCCCGTGCTCGACTCGCTCGGCTACGCGGCCGCGGCCCTGCTGCCCGTCGCCGCCTGGCTGGTGCGGATCTGCGTCACCAACGAGCCGCCCGCCGCCCGCAGTTGTGTCTCCGCGGCCGTCGGCCCGGGGCGGGCGCACCTGGCCGCGCTGCTGGTGGCACTGGCCGCGGCGGCGGCCCTCGGCACGGTGGCGACCGTCGTCGTCACCCTGATCAGCAACCCGGTCAGCGCCGACCTCCAGACCCGTGTGCCACGGCTGCCCGCCGGCGCCGCCGGGCTGCTCGCCGTGCTGGCCTGCGCCCTGCTCGGCACCGCCGTCGGCGCCCTCACCACCTGGCCGGTGCTGCGCTCGACCGGCCGCGCGGTCCCCACGATGCTGCTCGCGGCCCTGCTGTCGGTGGTGGTGACCGGCTCCCCGGCCCAGGCGGCGGTCAGCGGCCTGGTCACCGGCTCCCGCTCGGGCACGGTCCCCCTGCCCCTGCTGCCGTTGGCCGCGGCGGCCCTGCTCACGGCGGCGGCGATCGCCGTGGCCTGCGCGCTCACCTCCCGCAGATCACCCTGA
- a CDS encoding ATP-binding cassette domain-containing protein: protein MQRDLRLDNVGRRYGIRGPWVLRGVHLTVPPGTLIRIDGPNGTGKSTLLRLLARMDAPSEGRVTGRPRTAYVPERFPTALPFTALGYLTHLGTVHGLSRPAATRAALEWLDRFGAAAYARTPMAQLSKGSSQKVAVVQALLAEPELLVLDEAWTGLDADARAELERAVAERTAGGTAVVFVDHDPRRLAGAPDATYTVRDAGLERRTEQVPSEATGPHVIVVVQGPRGGQLPTDVPRVVTSVEEPTPGTHRLTVPASHSDVLLRTLLTARPPWHVVSVSQERPAEPETESRR from the coding sequence ATGCAACGCGATCTTCGTCTGGACAACGTGGGCCGCCGCTACGGCATACGCGGCCCATGGGTCTTACGCGGCGTCCACCTCACGGTGCCCCCGGGCACGCTCATCCGCATCGACGGCCCGAACGGCACCGGCAAGTCCACCCTCCTGCGCCTCCTGGCCCGTATGGACGCCCCTTCCGAAGGCCGCGTCACCGGACGCCCTCGCACCGCCTACGTCCCCGAACGCTTCCCCACAGCCCTCCCCTTCACCGCCCTCGGCTACCTGACCCACCTCGGCACGGTCCACGGCCTGTCCCGGCCGGCGGCCACCCGTGCCGCCCTGGAGTGGCTCGACCGTTTCGGCGCCGCCGCGTACGCCCGTACGCCGATGGCCCAGCTGTCGAAGGGCAGCAGCCAGAAGGTCGCCGTCGTACAGGCCCTCCTCGCCGAACCGGAACTGCTCGTCCTGGACGAGGCGTGGACCGGCCTCGACGCCGACGCCCGCGCGGAGCTGGAGCGCGCCGTCGCCGAACGTACGGCGGGCGGCACCGCCGTGGTCTTCGTGGACCACGACCCGCGCCGCCTGGCGGGGGCGCCCGACGCGACGTACACCGTGCGGGACGCGGGCCTGGAGCGCCGTACGGAACAGGTGCCGTCGGAGGCAACCGGCCCGCACGTGATCGTCGTCGTCCAGGGCCCGCGCGGCGGACAACTCCCCACCGACGTGCCCCGCGTCGTCACATCGGTCGAGGAACCCACGCCCGGCACCCACCGCCTCACCGTGCCCGCGTCCCACTCGGACGTCCTCCTGCGCACCCTGCTGACCGCCCGCCCGCCATGGCACGTGGTGAGCGTGAGCCAGGAGAGACCTGCCGAGCCCGAAACCGAGAGCCGCCGATGA
- a CDS encoding aminoacyl-tRNA hydrolase, whose translation MTSDQSVPGASPFRAEPSTRDEAPQFVLPLVVRIERAAPPPRTDALETAARAVLVMLSDQRSLGEGEWAEAVRDWQDARIRKVVRRARGAEWRRVEGLPGITVTGKSAEVRVFPPVPLDGWPKELAKLQVSGTDLDDPEPPVDADPSAPVLWLNPGLDMSAGKAMAQAGHAAQLAWWELSDEERDAWRDAGFPLAVRTARAGRWAELTTSGLPLVRDAGFTEIAPGSCTVVADHPALRRTPGV comes from the coding sequence GTGACCAGCGACCAGTCCGTTCCCGGCGCCAGCCCCTTTCGCGCCGAGCCTTCGACGCGCGACGAGGCACCCCAGTTCGTCCTGCCCCTCGTCGTCCGTATCGAGCGTGCCGCTCCCCCGCCGCGTACGGACGCCCTGGAGACCGCCGCCCGCGCGGTGCTGGTCATGCTGAGCGACCAGCGGTCCCTCGGCGAAGGCGAGTGGGCCGAGGCCGTGCGGGACTGGCAGGACGCCCGTATCCGCAAGGTGGTGCGGCGGGCTCGCGGAGCCGAATGGCGGCGGGTGGAAGGGCTGCCGGGCATCACGGTCACCGGCAAGTCGGCCGAGGTGCGGGTGTTCCCGCCCGTGCCGTTGGACGGGTGGCCCAAGGAGCTGGCCAAGCTCCAGGTGTCCGGGACCGACCTCGACGATCCGGAGCCACCCGTGGACGCCGACCCCTCGGCGCCCGTGCTCTGGCTGAACCCCGGCCTCGACATGTCGGCCGGCAAGGCGATGGCGCAGGCCGGGCACGCGGCGCAGCTCGCCTGGTGGGAGCTGTCGGACGAGGAGCGGGACGCCTGGCGCGACGCGGGGTTCCCGCTCGCCGTGCGGACCGCGCGGGCGGGGCGCTGGGCCGAGCTGACGACCAGTGGGCTGCCGTTGGTGCGTGACGCGGGGTTCACGGAGATCGCGCCCGGGTCGTGCACGGTCGTCGCCGACCACCCGGCGCTGCGGCGGACGCCGGGCGTTTGA
- a CDS encoding DUF692 family multinuclear iron-containing protein, producing the protein MERLGKRLGTGIGWRPEIADAVERMPGIDWVEAVAENVCPGHLPESLVRLRQRGVTVIPHGVSLGLGGADRPDAERLAALAERVEALGSPLVTEHIAFVRAGGPLTASPRLEAGHLLPVPRTRDALDVLCENVRIAQDALPVPLAVENIAALISWPGEEMTEGQFLYDLADRTGVRLLIDVANLHTNHVNRGEDPARALAELPLEAIAYVHVAGGFERDGVWHDSHAHPIPQPVLDILTDLASRVSPPGVLLERDENFPEPAELERELGAIRGALEKGGAGRGVSAGVGAEKGASAGVGAEKGPSAGVGVESGASAGGGAESGASAEWATGGGATAGGPTAGGASEGRSAAEVVHSGEASGEGAFAVGGSSTEAFRGSAPVAGASQEAARQQETARSEAVSKKRALMGGASATETAEGSAPVEGAPREAAGQQETAHSEEAPRKRAVAGGATATETETETETAEGSAPAEGAPADVAREQEPARQAEAVREPEGAAAGALADPARQRLALAQAALLSALVAGTPVPEGFDRVRLGVQARALAGKRADVVAKVAPELPVILGDGYRRAFLAYSHGHPMTDGYRRDALDFAGYLLAEGRLEDPRVRAEVREWWLERSGPKPRSRRPGVRLARATRRVLLRR; encoded by the coding sequence ATGGAGCGACTGGGCAAGCGGCTGGGCACGGGAATCGGATGGCGTCCGGAGATCGCGGACGCCGTGGAGCGCATGCCGGGCATCGACTGGGTCGAGGCGGTCGCCGAGAACGTCTGCCCCGGGCATCTTCCCGAGTCTCTGGTACGGCTGCGGCAGCGCGGGGTGACCGTGATCCCGCACGGCGTCTCACTGGGCCTCGGCGGCGCGGACCGGCCCGACGCCGAGCGGCTCGCCGCGCTCGCCGAACGGGTGGAGGCGCTGGGGTCGCCGCTGGTCACCGAGCACATCGCGTTCGTACGGGCGGGCGGTCCGCTGACGGCGTCCCCGCGCCTGGAGGCGGGGCACCTCCTGCCCGTCCCCCGCACCCGGGACGCCCTCGACGTGCTGTGCGAGAACGTCCGTATCGCACAGGACGCCCTGCCCGTGCCGCTCGCCGTGGAGAACATCGCCGCGCTGATCTCGTGGCCGGGCGAGGAGATGACCGAGGGGCAGTTCCTGTACGACCTCGCCGACCGCACCGGGGTACGACTCCTCATCGACGTGGCCAACCTGCACACCAACCACGTCAACCGGGGCGAGGACCCGGCCAGGGCGCTCGCCGAGTTGCCGCTGGAAGCCATCGCGTACGTCCATGTCGCGGGCGGCTTCGAACGCGACGGCGTCTGGCACGACAGCCACGCCCACCCGATCCCCCAGCCGGTCCTCGACATCCTGACCGACCTCGCCTCCCGCGTGTCCCCACCGGGAGTCCTGCTGGAACGGGACGAGAACTTCCCCGAACCGGCCGAGCTGGAGCGGGAGTTGGGGGCGATTCGGGGGGCTTTGGAGAAGGGGGGAGCTGGGAGGGGGGTGTCTGCGGGGGTGGGCGCTGAGAAGGGGGCGTCTGCGGGGGTGGGCGCTGAGAAGGGACCGTCTGCGGGGGTGGGCGTCGAGAGCGGGGCATCTGCGGGAGGGGGTGCCGAGAGCGGGGCATCTGCGGAGTGGGCGACTGGGGGTGGGGCGACTGCGGGTGGGCCAACTGCGGGTGGGGCGTCCGAGGGGAGGTCAGCCGCGGAGGTGGTTCACTCGGGAGAGGCTTCCGGGGAGGGGGCGTTCGCGGTCGGGGGGTCGTCGACGGAGGCCTTTAGGGGGTCGGCACCTGTGGCGGGAGCCTCACAGGAGGCCGCCCGGCAGCAGGAGACGGCTCGCTCGGAAGCGGTGTCCAAGAAGAGGGCGCTCATGGGCGGGGCGTCGGCGACGGAGACAGCCGAAGGCTCGGCGCCCGTGGAGGGAGCCCCGCGCGAGGCGGCGGGGCAGCAGGAGACAGCTCACTCGGAAGAAGCGCCCAGAAAGCGGGCAGTCGCGGGCGGGGCGACGGCGACGGAGACGGAGACGGAGACGGAGACGGCCGAAGGATCGGCGCCCGCGGAGGGGGCCCCAGCGGACGTGGCGCGCGAGCAGGAGCCGGCACGCCAGGCGGAGGCCGTGCGCGAGCCGGAGGGAGCCGCGGCCGGGGCACTCGCCGACCCCGCCCGGCAGCGCCTCGCCCTCGCGCAGGCCGCGCTGCTGTCCGCGCTCGTCGCCGGTACGCCCGTGCCGGAGGGGTTCGACCGGGTGCGGCTCGGCGTGCAGGCACGGGCGCTCGCCGGGAAGCGGGCGGACGTCGTGGCGAAGGTCGCGCCGGAGTTGCCGGTGATCCTCGGGGACGGGTATCGACGGGCGTTCCTCGCGTACAGCCATGGGCACCCCATGACCGACGGCTATCGGCGCGACGCGCTGGACTTCGCCGGGTATCTGCTGGCCGAGGGCCGGCTCGAGGACCCGCGGGTACGGGCGGAGGTGCGGGAGTGGTGGCTGGAGCGGTCGGGACCGAAGCCGCGGTCACGGCGGCCGGGGGTGCGGCTGGCCCGGGCCACGCGGCGAGTGCTGCTGCGGCGGTGA
- a CDS encoding DUF4142 domain-containing protein, with amino-acid sequence MRPRPPINGRGIFSGTGLIITGLTATLLAMIFPIWSYTDRSGTGLDVLNAETVSTGYGPLSALDRDFITKVRLAGLWELPAGRQAQQKGTTPAVRTAGQHLIEGHAFLDERVRDVAAKLSLQLPNEPTEQQQEWLATLDSAQGVEYDRQFANILRLAHGKVFSVVAQVRAGTRNSLVRELADDANSTVLDHITVLEATGYVDFDALARDMVADSTPPLPPSPGPPGPTTDPAPAVPMTPPPSPTYALPPAATSPRAPGS; translated from the coding sequence ATGCGACCGCGACCGCCCATCAACGGCCGAGGCATCTTCAGCGGAACCGGGCTCATCATCACGGGCCTGACGGCGACGCTGCTGGCGATGATCTTCCCGATCTGGTCGTACACCGACCGGTCCGGGACCGGTCTGGACGTGCTCAACGCCGAGACCGTCTCGACCGGTTACGGCCCGCTGTCCGCCCTCGACCGCGACTTCATCACGAAGGTCCGGCTGGCCGGGCTGTGGGAGCTGCCGGCCGGCCGGCAGGCCCAGCAGAAGGGCACCACACCGGCCGTACGGACCGCGGGGCAGCACCTGATCGAGGGGCACGCGTTCCTGGACGAGCGGGTGCGCGACGTCGCCGCCAAGCTCAGCCTGCAGCTGCCCAACGAGCCCACCGAGCAGCAGCAGGAGTGGCTGGCCACCCTGGACTCGGCCCAAGGCGTCGAGTACGACCGGCAGTTCGCCAACATCCTGCGGCTGGCGCACGGCAAGGTGTTCTCCGTCGTCGCCCAGGTGCGGGCCGGTACACGCAACTCCCTCGTCCGCGAACTCGCCGACGACGCCAACTCCACGGTGCTGGACCACATCACGGTCCTGGAGGCCACCGGTTACGTCGACTTCGACGCCCTGGCCCGGGACATGGTCGCCGACAGCACACCTCCCCTGCCCCCCTCCCCCGGCCCGCCCGGCCCCACCACCGACCCCGCTCCGGCCGTCCCGATGACCCCGCCCCCGTCGCCGACCTACGCCCTGCCGCCGGCCGCCACCAGCCCACGAGCGCCCGGCTCCTGA
- a CDS encoding TIGR04222 domain-containing membrane protein, with translation MFWVLLLLLAWAVAGTACTRLCLAAVHAAAAETKEATAGQGHDLTLYEAAFLSGGPRRVADLTLVSMARQRRLLLARTGWATVVDPRGRDEMERSVIGAIGPQGQSRIEPVRDAAAAADAVGSLADRLVSAGLAVPDGTRSGIAAAIRQVQLAAVVVPALGAVALLAPAQSDMPAHLVALWFALPFALTLSCLAIARIEIHPYAQWASPAGQRLLSGLIRRSRGGGDRTFLTSVAVRGVRAIGEPDLRAAFAHREPQHEVSRRSD, from the coding sequence ATGTTCTGGGTCCTTCTCCTGCTGCTGGCCTGGGCCGTCGCCGGCACGGCGTGCACGCGGCTGTGCCTGGCCGCCGTACACGCCGCGGCCGCGGAAACGAAAGAGGCGACCGCAGGCCAGGGACATGATCTGACGCTGTACGAGGCCGCGTTCCTGTCCGGCGGCCCCCGACGGGTCGCCGATCTGACCCTCGTCTCCATGGCGCGGCAGCGGCGGCTGCTGCTCGCGCGCACCGGCTGGGCGACGGTCGTCGATCCGCGGGGCCGGGACGAGATGGAACGCTCGGTGATAGGGGCCATCGGGCCTCAGGGCCAGTCCCGGATCGAGCCGGTGCGGGACGCCGCGGCCGCCGCCGACGCGGTCGGCAGCCTCGCCGACCGGCTGGTCAGCGCGGGCCTCGCCGTGCCGGACGGGACGCGCAGCGGGATCGCGGCCGCGATCCGGCAGGTGCAGCTCGCCGCGGTGGTCGTGCCGGCGCTGGGGGCGGTCGCCCTGCTGGCGCCGGCCCAGTCGGACATGCCGGCGCATCTGGTCGCCCTCTGGTTCGCGCTCCCCTTCGCGCTCACCCTGAGCTGTCTCGCCATCGCCCGGATCGAGATCCACCCCTACGCGCAATGGGCCTCCCCGGCGGGGCAGCGCCTGCTGAGCGGCCTGATCCGGCGCTCCCGGGGCGGGGGCGACCGTACGTTCCTCACCTCCGTCGCCGTACGGGGCGTGCGTGCGATCGGCGAGCCGGACCTGCGCGCGGCCTTCGCGCACCGCGAGCCGCAGCATGAGGTATCGCGCCGGAGCGACTGA